The bacterium DNA segment CGATCAGATACTGCAATTGCGTATGTAGATGTCTGTAGCATGCTGATTTTGTGGCGAAGTGCTGTGAATTTACGTCAAACAAGATTAACTCCTGAAACTAATTGCGTTCTTTGCGTCCTCTGCGGCTACATGTTTTTTTCAAAACCCCACGCCTTTTTTCTTTTTTCCGGATTTGCCGCCGGTGTGAATCGGACAATGATCCGTCGGCTGAAATTTAGCGTTAAAAACCTCTTTGATCTTTTCCGGGCAAGAAGTATGGGCCAGTTGTCCCGATTCCTTACATATTTCCAGCCGTACGACGCCCGGCGGCATTTCAAAATCCTCCACCGGTAAATCCATATCTTTCAGCGCATGCGCCATGAATCGCCCCCAGATCGGCGCCGCCGTTACTTCGCCGGGGTTTTTACTTCCGAGATTAAATTCATACGTATCGAACCCGACCCATACGCCCGTCACCATCTGCGGGGTAAATCCGATATACCATCCGTCGGACCACTTCTGGGTCGTACCCGTTTTTACGCCGGCCGGCCTTTCAAATCCGTATGCGCGCGCATATTTGCCCGTTCCCCATTCAATACTCGACTTCATCATATCCGCCATGATGAAAGCCGTTTCCGCGCTCAACACTTCTTTGTATTTCGGCACATGCTGATAGATCACGTTGCCGTCACGGTCTTCAATTCTCAAAATGGAAACCGGCTCCACACGTATTCCTTTATTCGCAAACACGCCGTACGCGGAAACAATCTGAAGCGGAATGACATCCGAAACGCCCAGCGCCAGGGCGTCCACAGGCATCAGCGGCGTTTCGATGCCCATTTTCTGTGCGTAGGCAACGACTTGTTGCGCCGGAACAATCTCCTGCATCAGACGTATCGCCACGAGATTAAGCGAGCGGGCAATAGCGTCACGTAAGGTCGTCGGGCCGCCTCGTTTGCCGTCATAGTTCTGCGGCGTCCAGCGTTTCCCGTCTTCCATGATCAGCACCACATCCTGATTGAGTAATTTAAACGCCGGTGAATAGCCGTTATCGATCGCAACGGTGTACAGGAACGGTTTGAACGTAGATCCGGGCTGGCGCGCGATCTGCGTCACATGATTCAGTTTATATTTATTAAAATCGCGGCCGCCGATCATCGCGAGAATGCGTCCGTTGGTCGGATCGATCGCCACGAGACTGGCCTGCACAGTGCCGTAAAATTTACATAACGAATCCACGCTGCGCGGATTCTGCAGGAGTTTGTGAATGGTCTCCGAATCCACGCCTTCTCTTTGAAGGTAACGTGTCAGGTAAGGTTTTGCATTCGCCTTGACAACGCCGGCCCCGAATTTGTCCAAACCGATAAATTTTTCCTTGACGCTTTCCTGATATGCGTTCTCCGCAGCGTTCTGCGCGCGTGTGTCGAGCGTCGTAAACACGCTGAGCCCGCCTTCGTAAATGTTGAATTTCAGACTGTCCTGCATAGCTTCCAGTTCCTGCCGCACGTGTTCCGAAAAATAAGGAGCCACGCCGACGATTTCCTCTTCGCGTGTGGTGGTCAACACTACTTTCCTGGGTTTAGTTTCGTCATACTCCGCTCTGGATATAAACCCGCAGTCAAGCATTCGTTTTAGCACGATGATTTTCCGCCGGTCGGCGGCGTCGGGGTTTCTCACGTAATACGACGGCGCCTGCAGATGGCCGATCAGGTAAGCGCTTTCTTCCAACGTGAGGTCCGCCGCATCCTTACCGAAAAAGTTCTTTGCCGCCGCCTGAATGCCATAGGCATCATTACCGAAATACATGTGCGTCAGATACATTTCAATGATTTCATTTTTCGAATACGTCTTCTCAATCTGAATGGCGGTTAGAATTTCTTTGATCTTGCGCGATAAAGTTTTTTCAAAATCGAAGTACAGATTCCGCGCAAGCTGCTGCGTCAGCGAACTGAATCCTTCTTTCGAACTCAGGCTGGCGGTATTGACCATG contains these protein-coding regions:
- a CDS encoding PBP1A family penicillin-binding protein — encoded protein: MLRKKRESATDDFQHNESENPEENLLPKKKIVDETLSKTSLNQTSKYPVKPHRSVSSKKLNKAAVNPWRRAVRLFGMALVIGIFIIGFFAIYFSRDLPSIAQLEVYKPKLSTKVYSADGKVIKEFFKERRTRVPFHKMPKNVVNALLATEDHRFYNHWGVDMIRFVKAAMVNTASLSSKEGFSSLTQQLARNLYFDFEKTLSRKIKEILTAIQIEKTYSKNEIIEMYLTHMYFGNDAYGIQAAAKNFFGKDAADLTLEESAYLIGHLQAPSYYVRNPDAADRRKIIVLKRMLDCGFISRAEYDETKPRKVVLTTTREEEIVGVAPYFSEHVRQELEAMQDSLKFNIYEGGLSVFTTLDTRAQNAAENAYQESVKEKFIGLDKFGAGVVKANAKPYLTRYLQREGVDSETIHKLLQNPRSVDSLCKFYGTVQASLVAIDPTNGRILAMIGGRDFNKYKLNHVTQIARQPGSTFKPFLYTVAIDNGYSPAFKLLNQDVVLIMEDGKRWTPQNYDGKRGGPTTLRDAIARSLNLVAIRLMQEIVPAQQVVAYAQKMGIETPLMPVDALALGVSDVIPLQIVSAYGVFANKGIRVEPVSILRIEDRDGNVIYQHVPKYKEVLSAETAFIMADMMKSSIEWGTGKYARAYGFERPAGVKTGTTQKWSDGWYIGFTPQMVTGVWVGFDTYEFNLGSKNPGEVTAAPIWGRFMAHALKDMDLPVEDFEMPPGVVRLEICKESGQLAHTSCPEKIKEVFNAKFQPTDHCPIHTGGKSGKKKKGVGF